In Sulfitobacter sp. OXR-159, one DNA window encodes the following:
- a CDS encoding sulfotransferase, translating into MPSQPPPRYLFIGGLHRSGTSLVNRLANALPGAGGITGSAAPENEGVYLQGAIPHTAQSGRPMHFATNPQEHLTEAHPLNTLETKTRLTQDWAPWFAPDLRWRVEKSPVNLTRMRLMQHLFPMSQFIVVLRHPEVVAASVAAWVDAPPQALIDHWIGAQAQMLGDLPYLHAVMVLRYEDIVADAPRALRRIARFIDLSEAALPEGIADGNQSYTGVPQMTAEQAEEAARWGYAPGLQVSPWPGLIQHPLRAVREAVAAA; encoded by the coding sequence ATGCCTTCCCAGCCCCCTCCGCGCTATCTGTTCATCGGCGGGCTGCACCGCTCTGGCACGTCGTTGGTCAATCGGCTGGCCAATGCCCTGCCCGGCGCGGGCGGCATCACCGGATCGGCAGCGCCCGAGAATGAAGGCGTCTACCTGCAAGGGGCCATCCCCCATACGGCGCAATCCGGACGGCCCATGCATTTCGCCACCAATCCACAGGAACATCTGACCGAGGCCCACCCGCTCAACACTTTGGAGACAAAGACCCGGCTGACGCAGGACTGGGCGCCGTGGTTCGCCCCCGACCTGCGCTGGCGGGTCGAGAAATCGCCGGTGAACCTGACCCGCATGCGGTTGATGCAGCACCTCTTTCCGATGTCGCAGTTCATCGTGGTTCTGCGCCACCCCGAAGTGGTCGCGGCCTCCGTCGCCGCATGGGTCGATGCCCCGCCACAGGCGTTGATCGATCACTGGATCGGGGCGCAGGCGCAGATGTTGGGCGACCTGCCCTATCTTCATGCGGTGATGGTGCTGCGCTACGAGGATATCGTCGCCGACGCCCCCCGCGCCCTGCGCCGGATCGCGCGTTTCATTGACCTCTCCGAAGCGGCGCTGCCCGAAGGCATCGCGGATGGAAATCAAAGCTATACCGGGGTCCCGCAGATGACGGCGGAACAGGCGGAGGAAGCCGCGCGGTGGGGCTATGCCCCCGGGTTGCAGGTCTCACCTTGGCCCGGCCTGATCCAACACCCGCTGCGCGCCGTGCGGGAGGCGGTCGCAGCGGCCTGA
- a CDS encoding TIGR01620 family protein codes for MARGPILFDLEEDAKPQPSVADAPAVPELDVEAPPPKGQAMQIAARLAARKPSRLVRMFWALAGALVTALVSIAAWTFVTDLMARYPLLGWAMTLLIGAFLLVLLLLSLREMAAFGRLARLDGLRHDAGEALAQGDLSAARSVTDRLETLYKHREDTRWGRDRLTELRGDQFDAEALLGLAESEVLAPLDRAATREVEAAARQVAAVTALVPLALADVAAALSSNLRMIRRIAEIYGGRSGFFGSWRLTRAVLSHLVATGAVAVGDDLIEPLLGGSIVAKLSRRFGEGLVNGALTARVGVAAIEVCRPLPFAREKRPGVRGIVKRALTGVFGNG; via the coding sequence ATGGCCCGGGGACCGATCCTGTTTGACCTAGAAGAAGACGCCAAGCCCCAGCCCTCGGTCGCCGACGCGCCAGCCGTGCCGGAGTTGGACGTCGAAGCGCCGCCGCCCAAGGGTCAAGCGATGCAGATCGCAGCACGGCTCGCGGCGCGCAAACCCTCGCGGCTGGTGCGGATGTTCTGGGCGCTGGCCGGTGCGCTGGTGACGGCGCTGGTGTCGATCGCGGCTTGGACCTTTGTGACCGACCTGATGGCGCGCTACCCGCTGCTGGGCTGGGCGATGACGCTGCTGATTGGGGCGTTCTTGCTGGTGCTACTGCTGCTGTCGCTGCGCGAAATGGCGGCCTTTGGGCGTCTGGCGCGGCTGGACGGGCTGCGCCATGACGCGGGCGAGGCGCTGGCACAGGGGGATTTATCCGCCGCACGCAGCGTGACGGATCGGCTGGAAACGCTTTACAAACACCGTGAAGACACCCGCTGGGGCCGCGACCGGCTGACCGAACTGCGCGGCGATCAATTCGATGCCGAGGCGCTGCTAGGGCTGGCCGAGAGCGAGGTTCTAGCCCCCCTCGACCGCGCCGCCACCCGCGAGGTCGAGGCCGCCGCCCGGCAGGTCGCCGCCGTCACCGCGCTGGTCCCCTTGGCGCTGGCTGATGTGGCCGCGGCGCTCAGCAGCAACCTGCGGATGATCCGCCGCATTGCCGAGATCTATGGCGGGCGTTCGGGCTTTTTCGGCTCGTGGCGGCTGACCCGCGCAGTGCTGTCGCATTTGGTCGCCACCGGGGCCGTGGCGGTGGGCGACGACCTGATTGAGCCGCTTTTGGGGGGCTCCATCGTGGCCAAGCTGAGCCGACGTTTTGGCGAAGGGCTGGTAAATGGCGCGCTGACAGCTCGGGTCGGGGTGGCCGCGATCGAGGTCTGCCGCCCGCTGCCCTTTGCCCGCGAAAAACGCCCCGGCGTGCGGGGCATCGTCAAACGTGCGCTGACCGGGGTGTTTGGCAACGGCTAA
- a CDS encoding GNAT family N-acetyltransferase: MTAVLTRPATLRPAQPLDAGAVGGIMSDFARDTKWLPRIHTAAEDIAHADAMIARGWVTVAEQAGRIAGFAACEGGELDALYVSQAARGRGIGSALLRRLKTRHKALTCWTFQANAEAIAFYRHHGFAETARGDGSANDEGLPDLTLHWQREAA; encoded by the coding sequence ATGACCGCGGTGCTGACCCGCCCCGCCACCCTGCGCCCGGCGCAACCCCTAGACGCGGGTGCCGTGGGCGGCATCATGAGCGATTTTGCCCGCGATACTAAATGGTTGCCGCGCATTCATACGGCGGCTGAGGATATCGCCCACGCTGACGCTATGATCGCCCGCGGCTGGGTCACGGTGGCCGAGCAGGCAGGCCGGATCGCCGGTTTCGCGGCCTGTGAGGGCGGGGAGTTGGATGCGCTTTATGTGTCACAGGCGGCGCGGGGACGGGGCATCGGATCGGCCTTGTTGCGAAGGTTAAAGACGCGCCATAAGGCACTGACTTGCTGGACATTTCAGGCCAATGCAGAGGCCATCGCTTTCTACCGCCACCACGGGTTTGCCGAAACCGCACGCGGCGATGGCAGCGCCAATGACGAAGGGCTGCCCGATCTTACATTGCACTGGCAAAGGGAGGCCGCCTGA
- a CDS encoding YcjX family protein → MGITGIADGIWRQFENVTDTVGETFFEPVIRLGVTGLARSGKTVFITSLVANLLDRGRMPGLLAASEGRIEAAFLQPQPDDTVPRFDYENHLAALTGKTPHWPESTRAISELRLSLKVRPNGLLAGLQGPRTLHLDIVDYPGEWLLDLALMDVTYAEWSAQVIERIASREEAAGYRALAGQTDPHAELEETTARRLADSFADYLQTARANGYSDCTPGRFLLPGDLAGSPVLTFAPLPGSDGAPRKSLIREMARRFEAYKKQVVQPFFRDHFSRIDRQVVLVDALGAIHQGPRAVEDLRGAMADILGAFRPGTNNFLTSLLRGKRVEKILFAATKADHLHHSQHPRLSGIMQALIRDARDRAQYAGAGTRAMAIASLRATTEDVMTHGGEPLDVVCGTLLNDDETRGRQAAFYPGELPEDPAHLLTPARQGAQEWLGADYQIMRFAPAVLDLRPGDGPPHIRLDRAAEFLIGDRL, encoded by the coding sequence TTGGGTATCACAGGCATTGCCGACGGCATTTGGCGGCAGTTTGAGAATGTCACCGACACGGTGGGAGAGACGTTTTTCGAGCCGGTGATCCGGCTGGGCGTCACCGGGCTTGCGCGCTCGGGCAAGACGGTTTTCATCACCTCGCTGGTGGCGAACCTGCTGGACCGGGGGCGGATGCCGGGGCTGCTTGCGGCCTCCGAAGGGCGGATAGAGGCGGCGTTTTTGCAGCCACAGCCCGACGATACCGTGCCGCGTTTTGACTATGAGAACCACCTCGCCGCGCTGACCGGCAAGACGCCGCATTGGCCGGAAAGCACGCGGGCGATCTCGGAATTGCGGCTGTCGCTCAAGGTGCGGCCCAATGGGTTGCTGGCGGGGCTGCAAGGGCCACGCACGCTGCATCTGGATATCGTGGATTACCCCGGCGAATGGCTACTTGATCTGGCGCTGATGGATGTCACCTACGCCGAATGGTCGGCGCAGGTGATTGAGCGTATCGCCTCGCGTGAGGAGGCGGCGGGCTACCGCGCGCTGGCCGGGCAGACCGACCCCCATGCCGAGTTGGAAGAAACCACCGCCCGCAGGCTTGCCGACAGCTTTGCCGATTATCTGCAAACCGCCCGCGCCAATGGCTATTCCGACTGTACGCCGGGGCGGTTTCTGCTGCCCGGTGACCTTGCAGGCTCACCGGTGTTGACCTTCGCGCCGCTGCCGGGCTCCGACGGGGCACCGCGTAAGTCGCTGATCCGCGAGATGGCGCGGCGGTTCGAGGCCTATAAGAAACAGGTCGTGCAGCCCTTCTTCCGGGATCATTTTTCTAGGATCGACAGGCAGGTGGTGCTGGTCGACGCGCTTGGCGCGATCCACCAAGGGCCGCGGGCGGTCGAAGACCTGCGCGGCGCGATGGCCGATATTCTGGGCGCCTTCCGTCCGGGGACAAACAACTTCCTGACCAGCCTGCTGCGCGGCAAGCGGGTTGAGAAAATCCTGTTTGCGGCCACCAAGGCCGACCACTTGCATCACAGCCAGCACCCCCGCTTGAGCGGCATCATGCAGGCGCTGATCCGCGACGCGCGGGACCGGGCGCAATACGCAGGCGCGGGCACGCGGGCGATGGCCATCGCCAGCCTGCGCGCCACGACCGAAGACGTGATGACCCATGGCGGTGAGCCGCTCGACGTGGTGTGCGGCACGCTTTTGAACGACGATGAAACACGCGGGCGGCAGGCGGCATTCTACCCCGGAGAGTTGCCTGAAGACCCGGCGCATTTGCTGACCCCCGCCCGGCAGGGCGCGCAGGAATGGCTGGGCGCGGATTACCAGATCATGCGTTTTGCGCCGGCGGTGTTGGACCTGCGCCCCGGCGACGGCCCGCCCCATATCCGGCTCGACCGCGCGGCGGAGTTTCTGATCGGGGACCGACTATGA
- the truA gene encoding tRNA pseudouridine(38-40) synthase TruA, whose translation MPRYALKIEYHGAPFNGWQRQVDQPTVQGAIEAALAKLEPGAHTIAAAGRTDTGVHGLAQVAHCDMARDWRPFRLGEALNYHLKPQPIAITDCVLAPDDFHARFSALERRYHFRILSRRAPAVHQAGLVWQIKHGLDLEAMQAAADLLVGKHDFTTFRSTVCQAESPVKTLDRLQVSQVETMTGTEYHFDVRARSFLHNQVRSFVGSLERVGAGSWSVADMGAALAAKDRAACGPVCPPQGLYLAHVSYPVDPFAKV comes from the coding sequence ATGCCCAGATATGCCTTGAAAATCGAATACCACGGTGCGCCCTTCAATGGGTGGCAACGTCAGGTTGACCAGCCCACAGTACAAGGCGCGATCGAGGCCGCCTTGGCCAAGTTGGAGCCGGGCGCGCATACCATCGCCGCCGCCGGGCGCACCGATACCGGCGTGCATGGGCTGGCGCAGGTCGCCCATTGCGACATGGCCCGCGACTGGCGGCCCTTTCGTCTGGGCGAAGCGCTGAATTATCATCTGAAACCGCAGCCCATTGCGATCACCGATTGCGTACTGGCCCCCGATGATTTCCACGCCCGTTTCTCGGCGCTTGAGCGGCGCTATCACTTCCGCATCCTCAGCCGCCGCGCCCCGGCGGTGCATCAGGCGGGGCTGGTTTGGCAGATCAAACATGGCTTGGATTTAGAGGCGATGCAGGCGGCGGCGGATCTCTTGGTGGGTAAACATGATTTCACCACCTTCCGCTCAACCGTCTGTCAGGCGGAAAGCCCGGTGAAAACACTGGACCGCTTGCAGGTCTCGCAGGTCGAGACCATGACCGGAACGGAATATCATTTCGACGTGCGCGCGCGGTCTTTCCTGCACAACCAAGTGCGCAGCTTCGTCGGCTCGTTAGAGCGTGTCGGCGCGGGCTCTTGGAGCGTGGCGGATATGGGTGCGGCGCTTGCGGCAAAGGACCGTGCAGCCTGCGGGCCGGTCTGCCCGCCGCAGGGGCTTTATCTGGCGCATGTGAGCTATCCGGTGGACCCGTTCGCTAAGGTGTGA
- the gndA gene encoding NADP-dependent phosphogluconate dehydrogenase: MATGTQADGGAARGAGADIGVYGLGTMGSALALNLADNGFTVAVSNRETEWIAPFLDEAGPLAERLIGAERLEDFVAAIARPRSILFMIPSGAPVDAMIETIKPLLDEGDTLIDGGNADFHDTRRRSAALDGTGLHFVGMGVSGGEAGARNGPSMMVGGSEHSWTQFKPMAETIAAHFEGSPCVAHLGPDGAGHFVKTVHNGIEYADMQMIAEVYGLLRDAGGQGAVEIGNLFADWRKGPLNSYLIEVSAAALLSVDTQSGTPMVDVIRDQAGQKGTGRWTLIEALKMGQSANTIEAAVGARGWSSEKAVREMAEPLLPEGVQDAPLPEVDDLEMALLAGRIIGHAQGFRILSAASEEFDWSLDMARISEIWRAGCIIRSALLDEFADAFRGELPGGHLILAPAMRKRLEESVPALRRVVAAGALLGVALPALSAALAWYDSMRRARGTANMIQAQRDFFGAHGFERISEEGKFHGTWTPLP; encoded by the coding sequence ATGGCAACTGGCACGCAGGCGGACGGGGGCGCGGCACGGGGGGCAGGCGCCGATATCGGGGTATACGGGCTAGGCACCATGGGCTCGGCTCTGGCGCTGAACTTGGCCGACAACGGCTTTACCGTGGCGGTGAGCAATCGTGAGACAGAGTGGATCGCGCCTTTCCTTGACGAGGCCGGCCCGCTGGCTGAGCGACTGATCGGGGCCGAGCGGCTGGAAGATTTCGTCGCCGCCATCGCCCGCCCGCGCAGCATCTTGTTCATGATCCCCTCTGGCGCGCCGGTCGATGCGATGATCGAGACGATCAAACCGCTGCTGGATGAGGGCGACACCTTGATCGACGGCGGCAATGCCGATTTCCACGACACCCGCCGCCGCAGTGCCGCATTGGACGGCACCGGTCTGCACTTCGTCGGCATGGGCGTGTCGGGCGGAGAGGCCGGGGCGCGTAATGGCCCGTCGATGATGGTGGGCGGCAGCGAACATTCGTGGACCCAGTTCAAACCGATGGCCGAGACGATTGCCGCCCATTTCGAAGGCTCCCCCTGCGTGGCGCATTTGGGCCCCGACGGGGCGGGGCATTTCGTTAAGACGGTGCATAACGGTATCGAATATGCCGATATGCAGATGATCGCCGAAGTCTACGGCCTGCTGCGGGATGCAGGCGGGCAGGGCGCGGTAGAGATCGGCAACCTTTTCGCCGACTGGCGCAAAGGGCCGCTGAATTCCTATCTGATCGAAGTGTCGGCAGCCGCGCTTTTGTCAGTCGACACCCAAAGCGGCACGCCGATGGTCGACGTGATCCGCGATCAGGCGGGGCAAAAGGGCACTGGGCGCTGGACCTTGATCGAAGCGCTCAAGATGGGGCAATCGGCCAATACCATCGAAGCCGCCGTCGGCGCGCGTGGCTGGTCGAGCGAAAAGGCCGTGCGCGAGATGGCCGAACCGCTGCTGCCAGAGGGCGTGCAAGACGCGCCACTGCCTGAGGTGGACGATCTGGAGATGGCGCTTTTGGCCGGGCGGATCATCGGCCACGCGCAGGGCTTTCGCATCCTTTCGGCGGCGTCGGAGGAGTTCGACTGGTCCCTCGATATGGCGCGTATTTCCGAGATTTGGCGGGCGGGCTGCATCATCCGCTCGGCGCTGTTGGACGAGTTTGCCGATGCCTTCCGGGGTGAGTTGCCGGGCGGGCATCTGATCCTTGCCCCCGCCATGCGCAAACGGCTGGAAGAGAGCGTTCCCGCGTTGCGGCGTGTGGTGGCGGCGGGCGCGCTGCTCGGCGTGGCGCTGCCTGCGCTGTCGGCGGCGCTCGCGTGGTATGATAGCATGCGCCGGGCGCGCGGCACGGCCAATATGATCCAAGCTCAGCGCGATTTCTTCGGCGCGCATGGGTTCGAGCGGATAAGCGAAGAGGGCAAGTTCCACGGGACGTGGACGCCTTTGCCGTAA
- a CDS encoding NUDIX hydrolase: protein MTQVFRRAWEDMVLPIFKRPRRVQVAALCYRDTEAGKKVLLITSRDTGRWILPKGWPIDGLDGAGAALQEAWEEAGVTKADIESDPMGIFDYDKGLGEGLTVPVTTQVYLTRVRDLSEEYPEAGMRKRAWFTPQEASELVDEPDLKAILTAFH from the coding sequence ATGACACAAGTATTTAGACGCGCTTGGGAGGATATGGTCCTTCCTATTTTCAAACGTCCCCGCCGCGTGCAGGTTGCGGCCCTTTGCTACCGCGACACCGAGGCAGGCAAAAAGGTGCTGCTGATCACCAGCCGTGACACGGGCCGCTGGATTTTGCCCAAGGGCTGGCCGATCGACGGGTTGGACGGTGCCGGAGCCGCCTTGCAAGAAGCATGGGAAGAGGCCGGGGTGACAAAAGCCGACATCGAATCCGATCCGATGGGCATTTTCGACTATGACAAGGGTCTCGGCGAAGGCTTGACCGTGCCCGTGACCACACAGGTCTATCTCACCCGCGTGCGCGATCTAAGCGAGGAATACCCCGAAGCGGGCATGCGCAAGCGCGCGTGGTTCACACCACAGGAGGCATCCGAACTGGTGGATGAGCCTGATCTTAAAGCAATCTTGACCGCCTTTCACTAA
- a CDS encoding inorganic phosphate transporter — MATEPQGSQWKTLDKDLNRISQVELAATYVARPLVAPGIALAFIVVAGAVAAVFFGHQPSSFVVIAAAIFGAYMAVNIGANDVANNMGPAVGANALTMGGAIVIAALCESAGALLAGGDVVSTISKGIIDPASVADTRIFVWAMMAALVSSALWVNLATWVGAPVSTTHSVVGGVMGAGIAAAGLGAVNWSSMSMIAASWVISPVLGGAVAAMFLAFIKARILYQDDKIAAARTWVPVLVGLMAGVFAAYLALKGLKKIISIDMPMALIIGLVTGLVVYAISAPLIRRASEGMENRNRSVKTLFGLPLVLSAALLSFAHGANDVANAVGPLAAIVHATEFGGFEDKVSIPTWVMIIGAFGISFGLFLFGPKLIRMVGSQITKLNPMRAYCVALSAAITVIVASWLGLPVSSTHIAVGGVFGVGFYREWHMERRLRRIGGQTNEVKRIAKEERRRRKLVRRSHFMTIVAAWVITVPAAALLSAMVFWVLNTLVN; from the coding sequence ATGGCAACGGAACCGCAGGGCAGCCAGTGGAAGACGCTGGACAAGGACCTCAACCGCATTTCGCAAGTCGAACTGGCCGCGACCTATGTCGCCCGCCCTCTTGTGGCGCCGGGCATTGCGCTGGCCTTTATCGTGGTGGCAGGTGCTGTTGCGGCGGTCTTCTTCGGGCATCAGCCCTCTAGCTTTGTCGTGATCGCGGCGGCGATCTTCGGCGCTTATATGGCGGTGAACATCGGCGCGAACGACGTGGCCAACAACATGGGCCCCGCTGTGGGGGCCAATGCGCTGACCATGGGCGGGGCGATCGTGATTGCGGCCTTGTGCGAATCCGCCGGTGCCTTGCTGGCGGGGGGCGATGTTGTCTCGACCATCTCCAAGGGCATCATCGACCCGGCCAGCGTGGCCGACACACGCATCTTTGTCTGGGCGATGATGGCAGCGCTGGTGTCTTCCGCGCTTTGGGTAAACCTTGCCACATGGGTCGGCGCGCCGGTGTCGACGACCCATTCGGTCGTGGGCGGTGTCATGGGCGCGGGCATCGCGGCGGCGGGCCTCGGCGCGGTGAACTGGAGCTCGATGAGCATGATCGCCGCAAGCTGGGTGATCTCTCCCGTGTTGGGCGGTGCGGTGGCGGCGATGTTCCTTGCGTTCATCAAGGCACGGATCCTGTATCAAGACGACAAAATCGCCGCCGCGCGCACATGGGTGCCGGTGCTTGTGGGTCTGATGGCCGGGGTCTTTGCGGCCTATTTGGCGCTGAAGGGCCTCAAGAAAATCATCAGTATCGACATGCCCATGGCCTTGATCATCGGGCTGGTGACGGGGCTGGTGGTCTATGCCATCTCCGCCCCGCTGATCCGCCGCGCGTCCGAGGGGATGGAGAACCGCAACCGCTCGGTCAAAACGCTTTTTGGCCTGCCGCTGGTGCTGTCTGCCGCCCTTCTCAGCTTTGCGCATGGGGCCAATGACGTGGCCAATGCGGTGGGGCCGCTGGCGGCGATCGTACATGCGACAGAGTTCGGCGGCTTTGAGGATAAGGTCAGCATTCCCACATGGGTCATGATCATCGGCGCCTTCGGCATCTCCTTTGGTCTGTTCCTTTTTGGGCCGAAACTGATCCGTATGGTCGGCAGCCAGATCACCAAGCTGAACCCGATGCGCGCCTATTGCGTGGCCCTTTCGGCGGCGATCACCGTGATCGTGGCAAGCTGGCTGGGTCTGCCTGTGTCCTCCACCCATATCGCCGTGGGCGGGGTCTTTGGCGTGGGGTTCTACCGTGAATGGCATATGGAGCGGCGCTTGCGCCGTATCGGCGGCCAAACCAACGAAGTGAAACGCATCGCCAAGGAAGAGCGCCGCCGCCGCAAGCTGGTGCGCCGGTCGCATTTCATGACCATCGTCGCGGCTTGGGTAATTACCGTGCCCGCCGCGGCCCTGCTCTCTGCCATGGTCTTTTGGGTGCTCAACACCCTCGTGAACTGA
- a CDS encoding 2-dehydropantoate 2-reductase produces the protein MSDGPRIVVAGAGAIGCFIGGLLAGAGHSVTLLARPRIQAEIRTHGLTLTDFGGMARYLSADDLTLAGDETCLRDADIVLVTVKSRDTENIARQIARHSAQGVQVISLQNGMGNRAALAQHLPQHDLRAGLVPFNVVAMGQGCYHRASSGDLVIEGGPADLAARLSLPDLKVVEHADITALQWGKFLMNLNNALNALSGLPLQAQLQDRAWRRLMADQWAEALAILRAEKIRPAMTTPIPARLVPALLRLPTPLFTRIALAMLQIDPQARTSMAQDLAARRPTEIDALQGEVQRRGQALGRATPVTDMVLRVMGWAELAGEGLPHLPVTALRAEMAAGQDQRKG, from the coding sequence ATGAGCGACGGCCCCCGCATCGTTGTCGCGGGCGCGGGGGCGATCGGTTGTTTCATCGGCGGGTTGCTGGCCGGGGCGGGGCATTCCGTAACCCTGCTGGCCCGGCCTCGTATTCAGGCCGAGATCCGCACCCACGGGCTGACGTTGACCGATTTTGGCGGCATGGCCCGCTACCTCTCGGCGGATGATCTGACCCTTGCGGGTGATGAGACCTGCCTGCGCGATGCCGATATCGTGCTGGTCACGGTTAAATCGCGCGACACCGAAAACATCGCCCGGCAGATCGCGCGCCACAGCGCGCAGGGCGTGCAGGTTATCAGCCTGCAAAACGGCATGGGCAACCGCGCGGCCTTGGCCCAGCACTTGCCGCAGCATGATCTGCGCGCCGGGCTGGTGCCCTTCAACGTCGTGGCCATGGGACAGGGGTGCTACCACCGGGCAAGCTCGGGCGATCTGGTGATCGAGGGCGGACCGGCGGATCTGGCGGCGCGGCTGTCGTTGCCGGATCTGAAGGTGGTGGAACACGCGGATATCACGGCCCTGCAATGGGGTAAGTTCCTGATGAACCTCAACAACGCGCTGAACGCGCTAAGCGGTCTGCCGTTGCAAGCGCAGTTGCAGGATCGGGCGTGGCGGCGGCTGATGGCCGATCAATGGGCCGAGGCGCTTGCCATTCTGCGGGCAGAGAAGATCCGCCCCGCTATGACCACGCCAATCCCGGCGCGTCTGGTCCCGGCGCTGTTGCGCCTGCCGACACCGCTGTTCACACGCATCGCCTTGGCCATGTTGCAGATTGATCCGCAGGCGCGGACCTCCATGGCGCAAGACCTTGCCGCGCGCCGCCCGACCGAGATCGACGCGTTGCAAGGCGAGGTGCAGCGCCGCGGGCAGGCGCTTGGCCGGGCGACACCGGTAACGGATATGGTCTTGCGGGTGATGGGCTGGGCAGAGCTTGCAGGCGAGGGGCTGCCGCATTTGCCGGTCACCGCCTTGCGGGCCGAGATGGCAGCAGGGCAGGACCAGCGGAAAGGGTGA
- the argF gene encoding ornithine carbamoyltransferase: MNHFLDIHQTDPADLRQIIDNAAAMKAARQGRPRGAPDEDQPLKDHMVALIFEKPSTRTRVSFDVGVRQMGGQTMVLSGADMQLGHGETIADTARVLSRYVDMIMIRTFEEQTLLDMAEHATVPVINGLTNRTHPCQIMADIQTFEEHRGPIKGRKVVWSGDGNNVFASFAHAAKQFDFDLVFTGPEPLDPEAALDGLYTVERNPQKAVEGADLVVTDTWVSMHDPQSARERRHNQLRGYQVNDALMALAKPDALFMHCLPAHRDDEATSSVMDGPHSVIFDEAENRLHAQKAVMRWCLGA, from the coding sequence ATGAACCATTTTCTTGATATCCACCAAACCGACCCCGCCGATTTGCGGCAGATCATCGACAACGCCGCCGCCATGAAGGCCGCGCGCCAAGGCCGCCCGCGCGGCGCGCCGGATGAAGATCAGCCGCTGAAAGACCACATGGTTGCGCTGATCTTTGAAAAACCTTCGACCCGGACGCGCGTGTCTTTCGACGTGGGCGTGCGTCAGATGGGCGGGCAGACCATGGTCCTTTCGGGGGCGGACATGCAACTGGGCCATGGTGAGACCATCGCCGACACCGCCCGCGTGCTGTCGCGCTATGTCGACATGATCATGATCCGCACCTTCGAAGAGCAGACCCTGCTTGATATGGCCGAACATGCTACCGTGCCGGTGATCAACGGGCTGACCAACCGCACGCACCCCTGCCAGATCATGGCCGACATCCAGACGTTTGAGGAACACCGCGGCCCGATCAAGGGGCGAAAGGTGGTCTGGTCGGGCGACGGCAACAATGTCTTTGCCAGCTTTGCCCATGCGGCGAAACAGTTCGACTTTGATCTCGTCTTTACCGGCCCCGAGCCGCTGGACCCTGAAGCGGCGCTCGACGGGCTTTATACCGTCGAACGCAATCCGCAAAAGGCTGTCGAGGGCGCCGATCTGGTGGTGACCGACACATGGGTCAGCATGCATGATCCGCAATCGGCCCGCGAACGGCGGCACAACCAGCTGCGTGGCTATCAGGTGAACGACGCGCTGATGGCGCTGGCGAAACCTGACGCGCTCTTCATGCATTGCCTGCCTGCGCACCGCGATGATGAGGCGACAAGCTCGGTCATGGATGGCCCGCATTCGGTGATCTTTGATGAGGCCGAAAACCGTCTGCACGCCCAAAAAGCTGTCATGCGCTGGTGTCTGGGGGCATGA